In Camelina sativa cultivar DH55 chromosome 16, Cs, whole genome shotgun sequence, a single window of DNA contains:
- the LOC104750103 gene encoding SNF1-related protein kinase regulatory subunit beta-3, with protein MNSQNPDDHEDTTVVGFEVPLSPVSSYNNVYSAAEDETRDPPAVPPHLQHSQLGNPGSMELASAPQNVILNHLYIENRNSPRSVVALGFSHRFRSKFVTVVIYKPVQRRGNASV; from the exons ATGAACAGCCAAAATCCTGATGATCAT GAGGACACAACGGTTGTGGGATTTGAGGTACCTCTATCACCGGTTTCAAGTTACAACAATGTGTATTCTGCAGCAGAAGATGAGACAAGAGATCCTCCAGCTGTACCGCCACATCTTCAACACTCTCAGTTAGGCAATCCAGGTAGCATGGAACTGGCTTCTGCGCCACAGAATGTCATCCTGAACCATCTCTATATCGAAAACCGAAACTCCCCAAGATCTGTTGTAGCACTTGGTTTCTCGCATCGGTTCAGATCTAAGTTTGTCACTGTGGTGATTTACAAGCCAGTCCAAAGAAGAGGGAACGCCAGTGTTTGA